A genomic region of Halostagnicola larsenii XH-48 contains the following coding sequences:
- a CDS encoding DUF7529 family protein: MHGEEQSYPANDRWEAFVADAESIADEYREDDWSVLELHPGDVAPQPGPSDRPSIDDETNDYESEYRSIGFDVVVPDDEFEELKDRLGTGFTVSRYEVYQASGFSLIAELDDDQREAVFVPLYYAPDTVERLERLALERGRIDATVRPLSRRRVVSFSHDEPSLFFELPSDTAQSSSE; the protein is encoded by the coding sequence ATGCACGGCGAGGAGCAATCATACCCTGCCAATGACCGTTGGGAAGCATTTGTTGCGGATGCCGAGTCGATCGCCGACGAATACCGTGAAGACGACTGGTCGGTACTCGAGTTACATCCCGGCGACGTTGCCCCCCAACCGGGGCCGTCCGACCGTCCTAGTATCGATGACGAGACCAATGACTACGAGAGTGAATACCGAAGCATCGGCTTCGACGTCGTCGTCCCCGACGACGAGTTTGAGGAACTCAAGGACCGTCTCGGGACGGGATTCACCGTCTCTCGATATGAAGTCTACCAAGCCAGCGGGTTCTCTCTCATCGCCGAGCTCGATGACGACCAGCGTGAGGCGGTGTTCGTCCCGCTGTACTATGCCCCGGATACCGTTGAGCGCCTCGAACGGTTAGCCCTCGAACGCGGACGGATTGACGCTACTGTTCGTCCCCTTTCACGCCGGCGGGTAGTATCTTTCAGTCACGACGAGCCATCCCTATTCTTCGAACTCCCATCGGATACCGCACAATCGTCGAGCGAGTGA
- a CDS encoding ornithine cyclodeaminase family protein, producing METSLFDSTDVRQRSSMTDLVPAMEAAFVAYATGNAQMPSKSYIDLPTYNGDFRSMPAYMAADDWDAAGIKWVNVHPDNPSTHDFPTVMGTMIYSDPETGFPLAIMDGTELTMRRTGAAAAVATDYLAVEDATSMGIVGAGVQSYTQLEAIAAVRPIEEVVISDPDDERVEKFVDTYAEEFAIRRGSIAAAAACDVLSTVTPVEAPIVETDDLCSHTHVNAMGADAAGKHELTDEVLLNALLVIDDFEQCIHSGEINVPWDNGVLTEEDIHGEIGEIATGKLAGRTPEDSVTVFDSTGLAIQDVAAAHVVYEASDEETAASSLIQTI from the coding sequence ATGGAGACTTCTCTCTTCGACAGCACCGATGTTCGACAGCGCTCGTCAATGACAGACCTCGTCCCTGCTATGGAAGCCGCATTCGTAGCGTATGCGACGGGCAACGCACAGATGCCGTCCAAGTCCTACATCGACCTACCGACATACAACGGAGACTTTCGGTCGATGCCAGCGTATATGGCTGCTGACGACTGGGACGCAGCAGGCATCAAGTGGGTGAACGTCCATCCGGATAATCCGTCTACTCACGATTTCCCGACGGTCATGGGAACAATGATCTACTCCGATCCGGAAACCGGGTTCCCGCTTGCTATTATGGACGGAACAGAGCTCACAATGCGCCGTACCGGTGCGGCAGCTGCGGTCGCAACTGATTATTTAGCCGTCGAGGACGCAACTTCGATGGGAATCGTCGGTGCCGGTGTTCAGTCGTACACGCAACTCGAGGCCATCGCGGCAGTTCGCCCGATCGAAGAAGTGGTCATCTCTGACCCCGACGACGAACGCGTCGAGAAATTCGTCGACACATATGCCGAAGAGTTTGCCATCCGACGCGGTTCTATCGCCGCGGCGGCCGCTTGTGATGTCCTTTCGACGGTGACGCCGGTCGAAGCGCCGATCGTCGAGACGGACGATCTCTGTTCACACACCCACGTTAACGCGATGGGGGCCGACGCTGCCGGCAAGCACGAACTCACGGACGAGGTGCTGTTGAACGCATTGCTGGTCATCGACGACTTCGAACAGTGCATACACTCGGGCGAGATTAACGTTCCATGGGATAACGGCGTCCTTACTGAGGAGGATATCCACGGTGAAATCGGCGAAATCGCGACCGGCAAGCTGGCGGGTCGAACGCCCGAGGATAGCGTCACGGTCTTCGACTCAACCGGACTCGCTATTCAGGACGTCGCCGCTGCACACGTCGTTTACGAGGCATCCGACGAAGAGACGGCCGCCTCATCGTTAATTCAAACTATCTGA
- a CDS encoding ABC transporter ATP-binding protein, which produces MSSLLSLSNLQTYFRTDRGTVKAIDGLDLTIREGETVGLVGESGSGKSVTALSAMQLVDHPGEVVGGSIEFRDDDVASNLLKQYPDRGPEFVDSESGIVELTETPDAAMRQLRGREMSMIFQDPMTSLNPAATVGNQVAESLLLHQYDRKRPDTWWNAVREITPSLGRDPIEEQALSDAVDMLEQVGIPEAKSRIDQYPHEFSGGMRQRVLIAIALACQPKLLIADEPTTALDVTIQAQILELINDLQEQLGMAVLFITHDLGVVAETCDRVAVMYAGEIVEEGPVEEVFTNPSHPYTYTLLESIPTEDRDRLTPIEGNVPDLIDLPDGCHFAPRCPWSQPECTDEEIPYLQHGSEDINHRSKCIHSEFDESVYADEREGINTKNDGSFDETLVSVNEVKRHFSQADGMLDRWLADELPPVKAVDGVSFDIYQGETLGLVGESGCGKSTTGRTLLRLLEPTDGNVVFSGVDLNDLSENALRETRKEMQMIFQDPMSSLDPRMTVAQTIAEPLKIHDLPVPVEGDDRSQRERRRDRVDELLDAVGLDSSQRDRYPHEMSGGQRQRVGIARSLAVDPDFIVADEPVSALDVSVQAQIINLLEDLQEEFDLTYLFIAHDLSVVRHIADRVAVMYLGEIVELAETEELFEAPKHPYTETLLSAVPEPDPYASGDRIILEGDVPSPIDPPSGCRFRTRCPKVVPPDDLDIEQAAYREVMSFREQIEKETLTIDRFDGEDGEPATPEAVADGGSQRSGQDIVDEFFDESLSPDVEVTLVNAASRLTGGEWDEAASLLRDEFESVCERRSPVLDGNRHLSACHITDSNAR; this is translated from the coding sequence GTGAGTTCACTACTCTCCCTCTCGAACCTGCAGACGTACTTCCGGACGGATCGAGGGACCGTCAAGGCCATCGATGGTCTGGACCTCACCATCCGGGAGGGTGAAACGGTTGGACTCGTCGGGGAGTCCGGAAGCGGCAAAAGCGTGACCGCTCTCTCGGCGATGCAACTGGTCGACCACCCTGGCGAGGTCGTCGGCGGCTCGATCGAGTTCCGTGACGACGACGTCGCCAGTAATCTTCTCAAACAATACCCGGACCGCGGGCCCGAGTTCGTCGATTCCGAGTCGGGGATCGTCGAGTTGACGGAGACGCCCGACGCGGCGATGCGTCAGCTCAGAGGCCGGGAGATGAGCATGATCTTCCAGGATCCGATGACGTCGCTGAACCCGGCGGCCACCGTCGGCAATCAGGTCGCGGAGAGCCTGCTATTACACCAGTATGACCGCAAGCGGCCCGACACTTGGTGGAACGCCGTCCGTGAGATTACACCGTCCCTCGGCCGGGATCCGATCGAGGAACAGGCGCTTTCGGATGCTGTCGATATGCTCGAGCAGGTTGGTATCCCCGAGGCTAAATCCCGGATCGACCAGTACCCACACGAGTTCTCAGGTGGAATGCGCCAGCGTGTACTCATCGCGATTGCACTCGCTTGCCAACCGAAATTACTCATTGCCGACGAACCGACGACCGCCCTCGACGTGACCATCCAGGCACAGATCCTCGAACTGATAAACGACTTACAGGAGCAATTAGGGATGGCGGTACTGTTTATTACGCACGATCTCGGTGTCGTCGCCGAGACCTGTGACCGCGTCGCCGTGATGTACGCAGGCGAGATTGTCGAGGAGGGCCCCGTCGAAGAGGTGTTTACCAATCCCTCACACCCCTACACCTACACGCTACTCGAATCGATCCCGACTGAAGACAGGGACCGACTGACACCGATCGAAGGCAACGTTCCAGACCTCATCGATCTCCCCGATGGCTGTCACTTCGCGCCGCGATGTCCGTGGTCACAACCCGAGTGTACAGACGAAGAGATACCGTATCTACAGCACGGCTCCGAGGATATTAACCACCGTTCGAAGTGTATTCACTCGGAGTTCGACGAGAGCGTCTACGCCGACGAGAGAGAGGGTATTAACACCAAAAACGATGGTTCCTTCGACGAAACCCTGGTTTCAGTTAACGAGGTGAAACGACACTTCTCGCAGGCAGATGGAATGCTCGACCGGTGGCTCGCCGACGAGTTGCCACCGGTCAAGGCAGTCGACGGAGTCAGCTTCGACATCTACCAGGGCGAGACGCTCGGACTCGTGGGCGAAAGCGGTTGCGGGAAGTCGACAACCGGTCGCACTCTCTTGCGACTACTCGAACCGACTGACGGCAACGTCGTCTTCTCCGGCGTAGACCTTAATGATCTCAGCGAGAACGCTCTCCGGGAAACGCGCAAGGAGATGCAGATGATCTTCCAGGATCCAATGTCCTCGCTCGATCCGCGGATGACAGTCGCCCAGACGATCGCCGAACCCCTGAAGATTCACGACCTCCCAGTTCCGGTGGAGGGCGACGATCGCTCACAGCGCGAGCGCCGGCGTGATCGTGTCGACGAACTCCTCGATGCCGTCGGCCTCGATTCCTCGCAACGCGATCGGTACCCCCACGAAATGTCCGGTGGGCAGCGCCAGCGCGTGGGGATCGCCCGTTCACTTGCCGTCGATCCCGATTTCATCGTCGCAGACGAACCGGTCTCCGCTCTCGACGTGTCGGTGCAGGCGCAGATAATAAACCTGCTCGAGGATCTGCAAGAGGAGTTCGACCTGACGTACCTGTTTATCGCCCACGACCTCTCGGTCGTCAGGCACATCGCCGATCGCGTTGCGGTGATGTACCTCGGCGAAATCGTCGAACTTGCCGAGACGGAGGAACTGTTCGAAGCACCGAAACACCCCTACACAGAGACGCTACTCTCGGCGGTACCCGAACCGGACCCTTACGCGAGCGGGGATCGAATCATCCTCGAGGGAGACGTCCCAAGTCCAATCGATCCGCCATCCGGGTGTCGGTTCCGGACGCGCTGCCCGAAGGTCGTTCCGCCGGACGACCTCGATATCGAGCAAGCGGCCTATCGCGAAGTGATGAGCTTCCGGGAACAGATCGAGAAGGAGACGCTCACGATCGATCGATTCGACGGGGAAGACGGCGAACCGGCCACGCCGGAGGCCGTCGCCGACGGGGGAAGTCAGCGGTCCGGGCAAGACATCGTCGATGAATTCTTCGACGAATCATTGTCTCCAGATGTCGAGGTGACGCTCGTAAACGCTGCCTCCCGCCTGACCGGCGGCGAATGGGACGAAGCAGCGTCCCTGTTGCGCGATGAGTTCGAATCAGTGTGCGAGCGTCGTAGCCCAGTTCTCGACGGTAATCGCCACCTGTCTGCCTGTCACATAACTGATAGCAACGCTCGCTAA
- a CDS encoding NAD(P)/FAD-dependent oxidoreductase, with the protein MQTTDGGDLEYDVLIIGGGPAGLSAALQLGRSLRSVLVCDNGEPRNGPAAEAHGYLTRDGISPEELRRLGYEEVLEYGGEFRDTNVTDVSRDNNSFTSTLDSGETVTSRKVVLATGVRDNLPETDGFEEFWGSGVHHCPYCHGYEVRGEPLGVMVTNQHMVDYAKLIYNLSEDLVVFTDGQDVFDEESRSVFVERGIKIEDEPITALNGSHGDLESISLADGRDVARHALFYPPPMEQHSELPEQLGLEVNQAGLVDATRSQRGMGFTSVEGLFIAGDACSGGPPSIPSAVSDGYAIGTTVNMELSKEDFNGGWQ; encoded by the coding sequence ATGCAAACAACTGATGGCGGTGATTTGGAATACGACGTTCTCATCATCGGGGGCGGGCCTGCTGGTTTGAGTGCAGCCCTCCAGTTAGGGCGCTCACTTCGCAGTGTCTTGGTCTGTGATAACGGCGAACCGCGCAATGGTCCAGCAGCTGAAGCCCACGGATACCTGACGAGGGACGGTATCTCACCGGAGGAGCTCCGTCGGCTCGGTTACGAGGAAGTTCTGGAATACGGAGGCGAGTTTCGGGACACGAATGTAACGGATGTTAGTCGAGACAACAACAGCTTCACCAGTACCCTGGATTCCGGCGAGACCGTCACGAGTCGGAAGGTCGTACTAGCGACTGGTGTCAGGGACAATCTTCCCGAGACCGACGGCTTCGAGGAGTTCTGGGGGAGTGGCGTGCATCACTGTCCCTACTGTCACGGTTACGAAGTCCGTGGTGAACCGCTCGGCGTGATGGTCACGAACCAACACATGGTCGACTACGCGAAGCTCATCTACAACCTGAGTGAGGACCTCGTCGTATTCACCGATGGGCAGGACGTTTTCGATGAAGAATCCCGGTCGGTGTTCGTCGAACGAGGAATCAAAATCGAAGACGAACCGATTACCGCACTCAACGGCTCCCATGGCGATCTCGAAAGCATCTCCCTTGCGGATGGCCGCGACGTAGCTCGCCACGCTCTATTCTACCCTCCACCGATGGAGCAACACAGCGAGCTCCCAGAACAGCTCGGTCTCGAAGTGAATCAGGCTGGACTCGTCGATGCAACACGGTCTCAGCGTGGAATGGGGTTCACGTCTGTCGAAGGGCTGTTCATCGCTGGCGACGCCTGTAGTGGGGGTCCTCCGTCCATCCCGTCCGCCGTCTCCGATGGATACGCAATCGGCACGACCGTGAATATGGAACTGTCGAAGGAAGATTTCAACGGGGGGTGGCAATAA
- a CDS encoding ABC transporter permease gives MVSKRIILKRLLLLVPVLLGVATFVFAILHLSPGNPARTIAGERASEEFVRQIESDLGLNDPIYVQYGRFLLDAAQLDFGNSYVLRQDTAVIEVLRHRFPVTLELAIYGQIVGILFGIPLGILSAVKQDSLTDHITRIGALTGISVPIFWSGPLLIMIFAQGLGILPTSGRIASIYSIPHFTGLITVDAALTGHPGAFLSAVKHMFLPTLVLGIYSMALISRMMRSSMLEVTRQDYMRTARAKGQGMNITIMKHGFRNALVPVVTIIGLQFGSLLGGAVLTETVFSISGIGNLLVEAISVGDYPVVQGTVLLFAFLYTLVNLGVDLTYSILDPRIDQ, from the coding sequence ATGGTCAGCAAACGAATTATACTCAAACGATTGTTGCTACTTGTCCCAGTGTTGTTGGGTGTAGCGACATTCGTTTTCGCGATCCTCCATCTTTCGCCGGGGAATCCCGCACGGACAATCGCGGGCGAGCGGGCAAGCGAGGAGTTCGTTCGACAAATCGAAAGCGATCTCGGGTTGAACGATCCAATATACGTTCAGTACGGCCGCTTCCTGCTCGATGCAGCCCAGTTGGACTTCGGCAACTCCTATGTCCTCCGGCAAGATACCGCTGTAATCGAGGTGCTGAGACATCGGTTCCCGGTCACCCTCGAGTTGGCAATCTACGGCCAGATCGTGGGTATTCTCTTCGGCATTCCTCTCGGCATCCTGAGCGCCGTCAAGCAGGATTCCCTGACTGATCACATCACTCGAATCGGAGCATTGACTGGTATCAGCGTCCCGATCTTTTGGAGCGGCCCCCTCTTGATCATGATATTCGCTCAAGGGCTCGGTATCTTACCGACCAGCGGGCGTATCGCATCTATTTACTCTATCCCGCATTTCACTGGATTGATCACCGTCGACGCAGCGCTCACCGGACATCCGGGAGCATTCCTCTCGGCGGTCAAGCACATGTTCCTGCCGACCCTCGTCCTTGGAATCTACTCGATGGCGCTGATTTCGCGGATGATGCGCTCGTCGATGCTCGAGGTAACCCGTCAGGACTACATGCGAACCGCTCGCGCGAAGGGACAGGGGATGAACATTACGATCATGAAGCATGGATTTCGGAACGCCCTCGTGCCCGTGGTGACGATTATCGGCCTCCAGTTCGGGTCACTCCTAGGCGGTGCGGTACTCACCGAGACAGTGTTCAGCATTTCCGGCATCGGAAACCTGCTCGTTGAAGCGATCTCCGTCGGTGACTATCCGGTAGTCCAGGGCACGGTGTTGCTGTTCGCGTTCCTCTACACGCTCGTGAATCTGGGCGTCGACCTCACCTACTCGATACTCGATCCGAGGATAGATCAATGA
- a CDS encoding ABC transporter substrate-binding protein translates to MPHSNTVNRRSVLAAVGGAAATVSVSGCLGGDVESDVGNLLRYGRAQDSSTLDPQATSSGEDAKVTGQIYDRLIHFEPGESTLVEGLAEEFSLEGTTVSLTIRQDAQFHNGDDVTAEDFVATYRRFHDEDYEHYIGADNVSFYGAYVFGSVESIEATAESELEIELESRYAPYLRTLAMFAAAVFPKSEIENDHDFAEDPIGSGPFVFDEWSKSDQQIRLTANEDYWGQKASVGELVFEAVTENSTRAQSLDSRELDIIDGIGSGQANTIENSENASLESKPGMNVGYLALNMERVEAFRDRRVRRAINHAINVEGIIESIYRGNATASAQAIPPTVMGYNEDLDPYEYDPETAQDLLDDAGYGDGLEFELATMTTARPYIASPVQTAETVRSNLADVGIDVEINEQSSFDAYLEYTDTGQHDAAFAGWITDNGDPNNFYEPLLDPGVDPDEIPEGQNWISRDVEGVNDGNNSAWANTEFMELVDEAQQTYDEEERAELYREIGQLTRDEAPWAFMTYTDELRGVSERVNGYIVEVIGGPFLNHVELDE, encoded by the coding sequence TAGCGGCGGTTGGTGGCGCAGCGGCAACAGTTTCCGTCTCAGGATGTCTGGGTGGTGATGTGGAAAGTGATGTGGGGAACCTCCTTCGATACGGGCGTGCTCAGGACTCATCGACACTCGACCCGCAAGCGACTTCATCGGGTGAGGACGCCAAGGTAACCGGTCAGATATACGATCGGCTTATCCACTTCGAGCCAGGCGAATCGACGCTAGTCGAAGGATTAGCCGAAGAGTTCAGTCTCGAGGGGACGACGGTATCACTCACAATCCGCCAGGACGCCCAGTTCCACAACGGAGACGACGTGACGGCAGAGGATTTCGTCGCGACGTACCGACGATTCCACGACGAGGACTACGAGCACTATATCGGCGCCGATAACGTCTCGTTCTACGGAGCGTACGTCTTCGGGTCAGTCGAGTCCATCGAAGCGACGGCCGAATCCGAACTTGAGATCGAACTTGAGTCCAGATACGCGCCATACCTACGGACGCTCGCGATGTTTGCAGCTGCGGTCTTTCCGAAGAGCGAGATCGAAAACGACCACGATTTCGCCGAGGATCCGATCGGCTCCGGACCGTTTGTATTCGACGAGTGGAGCAAGAGCGATCAACAGATCCGGCTGACGGCCAATGAGGACTACTGGGGCCAAAAGGCGAGTGTCGGCGAGCTTGTCTTCGAGGCCGTTACCGAAAACTCGACGCGCGCGCAGTCTCTCGACAGTCGCGAACTCGACATCATTGACGGAATCGGCAGCGGACAGGCTAATACTATCGAGAACTCCGAGAATGCCTCACTCGAGTCGAAGCCCGGAATGAACGTAGGGTACCTAGCCCTCAACATGGAACGCGTCGAAGCGTTCCGTGACAGGCGAGTTCGCCGAGCGATCAACCACGCGATAAACGTCGAGGGGATCATCGAGTCGATCTATCGTGGAAACGCGACCGCTTCGGCCCAAGCAATCCCGCCGACGGTGATGGGATACAACGAAGATCTCGACCCCTACGAGTACGATCCGGAAACCGCACAGGACCTCCTCGACGATGCCGGATACGGCGACGGCCTCGAGTTCGAACTTGCGACGATGACCACCGCACGACCGTACATCGCCTCGCCTGTACAGACGGCAGAGACTGTCCGATCGAACCTGGCCGATGTCGGCATCGACGTCGAGATCAACGAGCAGTCATCGTTCGACGCGTACCTCGAGTACACCGACACGGGACAACACGACGCGGCGTTTGCCGGCTGGATCACCGACAATGGTGACCCGAACAACTTCTACGAACCTCTATTGGATCCCGGTGTCGATCCCGATGAGATTCCCGAGGGACAGAACTGGATCAGTCGCGACGTGGAAGGTGTCAACGACGGAAACAACTCCGCGTGGGCGAACACTGAGTTCATGGAACTGGTCGACGAGGCCCAGCAGACCTACGACGAAGAAGAGCGAGCAGAACTGTATCGGGAAATCGGGCAACTCACCCGTGACGAAGCACCGTGGGCCTTCATGACCTACACTGACGAACTTCGAGGTGTCAGCGAGCGAGTCAACGGTTACATCGTGGAAGTGATCGGCGGTCCCTTCCTCAATCATGTCGAACTGGACGAGTAA
- a CDS encoding helix-turn-helix domain-containing protein produces MAGEHLEYDTKLTAKTRVDNDGTEDDSDRADGFSDQAPSGYQLTFKLWHPNCWMTTVTAKTDGNLLVNSVYIVDEHVKAHVVAYANTTEALETLIEATHMSERTYSVSELHNRHQYGESTEPVRKMTRNLLVEYDPANSIYDALVSRGFIPVEPLRVRDGYEYWTVAVDDPRERMQEKLATVCETKNAEITVQQISTQRPITDTDVDAGTCWETLSTRQREVFKHARDQGYYEWPRAVSGADLAAELDIAKTTFFEHLRKAEAKLLGRK; encoded by the coding sequence ATGGCCGGAGAGCATCTCGAGTATGATACCAAATTGACCGCGAAGACGAGGGTGGACAACGATGGAACCGAAGATGATAGTGATCGTGCTGACGGTTTCTCCGATCAAGCGCCAAGCGGGTACCAGTTGACGTTCAAACTCTGGCACCCGAACTGCTGGATGACCACTGTAACCGCGAAAACGGACGGAAACCTGCTCGTGAACTCCGTCTACATCGTCGACGAACACGTGAAAGCCCACGTCGTCGCGTACGCGAACACTACCGAGGCTCTCGAGACGCTCATCGAAGCAACGCACATGTCGGAGCGGACATACTCGGTCAGCGAACTGCACAACCGGCATCAGTATGGGGAATCCACCGAGCCGGTCCGTAAGATGACGCGAAATCTGTTAGTTGAGTACGATCCGGCCAACAGTATCTACGACGCACTCGTTTCACGCGGGTTCATTCCGGTGGAACCACTTCGTGTGCGTGATGGGTACGAGTACTGGACTGTAGCCGTCGACGACCCCCGTGAGCGAATGCAAGAGAAGCTCGCGACCGTCTGTGAGACGAAGAACGCGGAAATCACCGTTCAGCAGATATCGACGCAGCGACCGATAACCGACACCGACGTCGACGCGGGAACCTGCTGGGAAACGCTCTCCACTCGTCAGCGCGAAGTTTTCAAACACGCACGTGATCAAGGCTACTACGAGTGGCCTCGGGCCGTGTCCGGTGCAGACCTCGCCGCGGAACTCGACATCGCCAAAACAACGTTTTTCGAACACCTCCGGAAGGCGGAAGCGAAACTCCTCGGCAGGAAGTGA
- a CDS encoding DUF7268 family protein — MVNNDSKSTVPPVARLAGAFGLGAGSGIGLAIVLAVQGDPNGGTGTAFALGALVFGVALLGWSAAVMGGRGFETMNEYLEGGSDWTEAGGRRAMVLLCSVGLGDMVGSSIVAAVIV; from the coding sequence ATGGTGAACAACGATAGCAAATCGACAGTTCCGCCCGTTGCCCGCCTGGCCGGTGCGTTCGGTCTCGGTGCCGGTTCCGGAATCGGTCTCGCCATCGTCCTGGCCGTTCAGGGTGATCCGAATGGGGGGACGGGAACGGCGTTCGCGCTCGGCGCACTCGTTTTCGGCGTCGCCCTGCTCGGCTGGTCCGCCGCCGTGATGGGAGGACGCGGCTTCGAGACGATGAACGAGTACCTCGAGGGAGGGAGCGACTGGACCGAAGCCGGCGGACGGCGGGCGATGGTGTTGCTTTGTAGCGTCGGCCTCGGCGACATGGTCGGTTCCTCGATCGTTGCCGCAGTGATCGTCTGA
- a CDS encoding ABC transporter permease, whose protein sequence is MSYDTDTQRDTDDRLSFVDRLRRSQFLSELFSNRLALTGLGIILSIIAIGVHARLFLDYNAIVSSQIGTGSTMTGPCGEREIVAAIQSAGSCAHPFGTDLQGRDIFNRVRYGAWLALKFGTITVIASTILGVGLGILAAYYGGWIDNLIMRTMDILLSFPSLLLALALVAIFGAGIWKAVIALTLVYTPQFARVVRGTALKVLEDEYIEATVALGARDARVLIRHVLPNSIAPITVQSTLNYGMAIIDIAALSFLGFGASAGTPSWGLMLSNGVNEGLLSGHWWWSFFPGLLLALAVLGFNLLGDGMRDALDPRMRENID, encoded by the coding sequence ATGAGTTACGACACAGATACCCAACGCGATACCGACGACCGCTTGAGTTTCGTCGACCGGCTACGCCGATCGCAGTTCCTCAGCGAATTGTTCTCGAACAGGCTAGCGTTAACCGGGCTCGGAATTATCCTGTCCATCATCGCGATCGGCGTCCATGCCCGGCTATTCCTCGACTACAACGCCATCGTCAGTTCCCAGATCGGGACCGGATCGACGATGACCGGACCCTGCGGTGAGCGAGAGATCGTCGCCGCCATCCAGTCGGCGGGCTCCTGCGCCCATCCGTTCGGGACGGATCTACAGGGTCGAGACATCTTCAACCGCGTCCGCTACGGTGCATGGCTGGCGCTGAAGTTCGGAACAATCACCGTCATCGCCTCGACTATCCTCGGCGTTGGACTCGGTATACTTGCGGCCTACTACGGAGGCTGGATCGACAACCTCATCATGCGAACGATGGACATCTTGTTGTCATTCCCCAGTCTACTACTGGCACTTGCGCTCGTCGCTATCTTCGGTGCCGGGATCTGGAAAGCTGTCATCGCACTCACTCTCGTCTATACGCCCCAGTTCGCGCGTGTCGTCCGCGGTACTGCGCTGAAAGTGCTGGAGGACGAGTACATCGAGGCGACAGTCGCGTTGGGTGCTCGCGACGCACGCGTCCTGATCAGACACGTCCTGCCGAACTCCATCGCGCCGATCACGGTCCAGAGCACCCTCAATTACGGGATGGCGATCATCGACATTGCCGCGCTGTCATTCCTCGGATTCGGTGCCAGCGCCGGGACTCCCTCGTGGGGGCTCATGCTCTCGAACGGAGTCAACGAGGGGCTCCTCTCCGGCCACTGGTGGTGGTCCTTCTTCCCGGGACTGTTACTGGCGTTGGCCGTCCTCGGGTTCAATCTGCTCGGCGATGGTATGCGCGATGCGCTCGACCCGCGAATGCGAGAAAACATCGACTGA
- a CDS encoding class I SAM-dependent methyltransferase has translation MDEPLEDLADRFSQIADQYDDKHGSKEKPIYNACATLVIEHADPRPDDVVLDLGTGTGLIALALAGDAGHVVGRDISDGMIEQARSKAADSGIENAEFGYGEFRNPQYDGDVDVVVSNFALHHLPDEKKREAIEAIADLGPHRFVLGDAMFFGSPDPEEPLFGHGVDAATVGMLVDVLTDVGFVVTAVERVHDQVGVLVAERVGGD, from the coding sequence ATGGACGAGCCTCTTGAGGACCTCGCCGATCGCTTCTCACAGATCGCCGATCAATACGACGACAAGCACGGCAGCAAAGAGAAGCCGATCTACAATGCGTGCGCCACACTCGTTATCGAACACGCCGACCCTCGCCCCGACGACGTCGTCCTCGACCTCGGAACGGGGACGGGCTTAATCGCGCTCGCGTTGGCCGGGGATGCCGGCCACGTCGTCGGTCGCGACATCAGTGACGGAATGATAGAGCAGGCACGGTCGAAAGCCGCCGACAGCGGTATCGAGAACGCCGAGTTCGGCTATGGCGAGTTCCGCAACCCGCAATACGACGGCGACGTGGACGTTGTCGTTTCGAATTTCGCCCTTCACCATCTTCCCGACGAGAAAAAGCGCGAGGCTATCGAGGCCATCGCCGACCTCGGCCCGCATCGGTTCGTTCTCGGTGACGCGATGTTCTTCGGCTCACCCGACCCTGAGGAACCGCTATTCGGCCACGGGGTCGATGCGGCTACCGTCGGGATGCTCGTGGACGTACTCACTGACGTCGGATTCGTGGTCACGGCAGTCGAGCGTGTGCATGACCAAGTGGGTGTCCTTGTCGCCGAACGGGTCGGTGGCGATTGA